In a single window of the Streptomyces cinnabarinus genome:
- a CDS encoding DUF4394 domain-containing protein, whose translation MRKQAVIGAAVLALAIGSGGYVAASDGPERSGSAVATQTGSGAGFSGAAGDRLRATGLTADQRLVSFRLDRPGSVLPLGKVSGLQGDTRLVGIDYRVQNGKLYGVGDRGGIYTVREIGARATKVSQLGVALQGSSFGVDFNPAANRLRVVSDTGQNLRHNIDDPAGAPAAGSTAVDGTLTNPPVPPATTGTTANGVTGVAYTNNDLSAATATTLFDLDTAQDRVSVQSPANAGSLAPTGGLGVDAPADSGFDIYSSAGRGTNTGYAVTGSRVLRVDVLTGAARSTGSFPQGRQVVDLAIPLKQG comes from the coding sequence ATGCGCAAGCAAGCAGTCATCGGAGCGGCCGTTCTCGCCCTGGCCATCGGTTCCGGCGGGTACGTCGCGGCGAGCGACGGCCCGGAGCGGTCCGGATCGGCGGTCGCCACGCAGACCGGCTCCGGGGCCGGGTTCTCCGGCGCCGCGGGCGACCGGCTCCGGGCCACCGGCCTCACCGCCGACCAGCGCCTCGTCAGCTTCCGCCTCGACCGGCCCGGCAGCGTCCTGCCGCTCGGCAAGGTCAGCGGGCTGCAAGGAGACACCAGGCTCGTCGGGATCGACTACCGGGTGCAGAACGGCAAGCTGTACGGCGTCGGCGACCGGGGCGGGATCTACACGGTCCGGGAGATCGGGGCCCGCGCCACCAAGGTCTCGCAGCTCGGCGTCGCCCTTCAGGGCAGCTCGTTCGGCGTCGACTTCAACCCGGCCGCCAACCGGCTCCGGGTGGTCAGTGACACCGGCCAGAACCTCCGGCACAACATCGACGACCCCGCGGGCGCGCCCGCCGCGGGCAGCACCGCGGTCGACGGCACGCTCACCAACCCGCCGGTCCCGCCCGCGACGACCGGCACGACGGCGAACGGCGTGACGGGGGTCGCGTACACGAACAACGACCTGAGCGCCGCCACGGCCACCACCCTCTTCGACCTCGACACCGCCCAGGACCGGGTCTCGGTGCAGTCCCCGGCCAACGCGGGCAGTCTCGCCCCCACCGGCGGGCTCGGCGTGGACGCGCCGGCCGACTCCGGCTTCGACATCTACAGTTCGGCCGGCCGGGGCACCAACACCGGTTACGCGGTGACCGGTTCGCGGGTCCTCCGGGTGGACGTCCTCACCGGGGCCGCGCGGTCCACGGGCTCGTTCCCGCAGGGGCGCCAGGTGGTGGATCTGGCGATACCGCTGAAGCAGGGCTGA
- a CDS encoding chitinase: MIRRVIGLLTAAVATACLVQLPAAPTATAADTCAVKSKPAGKVLQGYWENWDGAANGVHPPFGWTPITDSRIAAHGYNVINAAFPVIRSDGTALWEDGMDTGVKVATPAEMCAAKAAGRTILLSIGGATAGIDLNSTAVADRFVATIVPILKKYNFDGIDIDIETGLIGSGNISQPSTSQANLIRIIDGVLAQMPANFGLTMAPETAYVTGGSVVYGSIWGAYLPIIKKYADNGRLWWLNMQYYNGSMYGCSGDSYSAGTVAGFVAQTDCLNKGLVIQGTTIKVPYDKQVPGLPAQSGAGGGYMSPSLVSQAWRHYNGSLKGLMTWSINWDGSRNWTFGDNVKALQGR, translated from the coding sequence ATGATCCGCCGAGTCATCGGCCTGCTCACCGCAGCGGTCGCGACCGCCTGTCTCGTCCAGTTGCCCGCCGCCCCCACCGCCACCGCCGCCGACACCTGCGCCGTGAAGTCCAAGCCCGCCGGGAAGGTCCTCCAGGGCTACTGGGAGAACTGGGACGGGGCCGCCAACGGAGTCCACCCGCCGTTCGGCTGGACCCCGATCACCGACTCCCGGATCGCCGCGCACGGCTACAACGTGATCAACGCGGCCTTCCCGGTCATCCGCTCCGACGGCACCGCGCTGTGGGAGGACGGCATGGACACCGGCGTGAAGGTGGCCACCCCCGCGGAGATGTGCGCGGCGAAGGCCGCGGGCCGCACCATCCTGCTCTCGATCGGCGGCGCGACGGCCGGGATCGACCTCAACTCCACCGCGGTGGCCGACCGGTTCGTCGCGACGATCGTGCCGATCCTGAAGAAGTACAACTTCGACGGGATCGACATCGACATCGAGACGGGCCTGATCGGCAGCGGCAACATCAGCCAACCGTCCACGTCCCAGGCCAACTTGATCCGCATCATCGACGGTGTGCTGGCGCAGATGCCGGCCAACTTCGGCCTGACGATGGCCCCGGAGACGGCCTACGTCACCGGCGGCAGCGTGGTCTACGGCTCGATCTGGGGCGCGTATCTGCCGATCATCAAGAAGTACGCCGACAACGGCCGCCTGTGGTGGCTGAACATGCAGTACTACAACGGCAGCATGTACGGCTGCTCCGGCGATTCCTACTCCGCCGGCACCGTCGCCGGGTTCGTCGCCCAGACCGACTGCCTCAACAAGGGCCTCGTCATCCAGGGCACGACGATCAAGGTCCCGTACGACAAGCAGGTCCCGGGCCTGCCCGCCCAGTCCGGCGCGGGCGGCGGCTACATGTCACCGTCCCTGGTGTCCCAGGCCTGGCGGCACTACAACGGCTCACTCAAGGGCCTGATGACCTGGTCGATCAACTGGGACGGCTCGCGGAACTGGACCTTCGGCGACAACGTCAAGGCGCTCCAGGGCCGTTGA
- a CDS encoding MFS transporter: MPELSPRRRTLVLAICCLSLLIVSLDNTVLNVALPSMQRDLHADTAGLQWTIDAYTLVLASLLMLAGSTADRIGRKRVFMAGLVVFSLGSLLCSLAPDLNLLIAARMVQAVGGSMLNPVAMSIITNTFTDSRERARAIGVWGAVVGISMAAGPLVGGLLVDTVGWRSIFWLNLPVGMAALALTLRYVPESRAPQPRRVDPVGQVLVITLFGSLTYAIIEAPTSLTSVIPFAVLAAAALAGLLRYEPRRADPLIDLRFFRSAPFSGATVIAISAFAALGGFLFLSTLYLQNVRGLSALQAGLWMLPLAVPTFLCAPLSGRLIGTRGPRIPLLIAGVTMTTSALLFAALDAETSNTTLFLGYVLFGIGFGFVNAPITNTAVSGMPRAQAGVAAAVASTSRQLGQTLGVAVVGAVLAAGIGSSSYGDAFVSAAVPGWWILTGCGAAVLVLGVVTSGPWARRTAERTAERLESVGGSVAAPSLVRAVKK, encoded by the coding sequence ATGCCCGAGCTCAGTCCACGCCGCCGCACGCTGGTGCTCGCGATCTGCTGCCTGAGCCTGCTGATCGTGAGTCTGGACAACACTGTCCTGAACGTGGCCCTGCCGTCGATGCAGCGCGATCTGCACGCCGACACCGCCGGTCTCCAGTGGACGATCGACGCCTACACCCTGGTCCTGGCGTCCCTGCTGATGCTCGCGGGCTCCACCGCCGACCGGATCGGCCGCAAGCGGGTCTTCATGGCGGGCCTGGTCGTGTTCTCGCTCGGCTCCCTGCTCTGCTCCCTCGCCCCCGACCTGAACCTGCTGATCGCGGCTCGGATGGTGCAGGCGGTGGGCGGGTCCATGCTCAACCCGGTCGCCATGTCGATCATCACCAACACCTTCACGGACTCCCGGGAACGCGCCCGGGCGATCGGCGTGTGGGGTGCGGTGGTCGGCATCTCGATGGCCGCGGGACCGCTGGTCGGCGGGCTGCTCGTGGACACGGTCGGCTGGCGCTCGATCTTCTGGCTCAACCTGCCGGTGGGCATGGCCGCACTGGCCCTGACCCTGCGGTACGTGCCGGAGTCCCGGGCCCCCCAGCCCCGCCGGGTGGATCCGGTCGGACAGGTGCTGGTGATCACGCTGTTCGGTTCCCTGACATACGCGATCATCGAGGCGCCGACGTCCCTGACCTCGGTGATCCCCTTCGCGGTACTGGCGGCGGCCGCCCTGGCGGGTCTGCTCCGCTACGAACCGCGCCGCGCCGACCCCCTCATCGACCTGCGCTTCTTCCGCTCAGCGCCCTTCAGCGGCGCCACGGTGATCGCGATCAGTGCGTTCGCCGCACTGGGCGGCTTCCTGTTCCTGTCGACGCTGTACCTCCAGAACGTCCGGGGCCTCAGCGCCCTGCAGGCCGGCCTGTGGATGCTGCCACTGGCCGTACCGACGTTCCTCTGCGCCCCGCTGTCCGGCCGCCTGATCGGCACCCGCGGCCCCCGAATCCCGCTCCTGATCGCGGGTGTGACCATGACGACAAGCGCCCTCCTCTTCGCCGCCCTCGACGCGGAGACCTCCAACACCACCCTGTTCCTCGGATACGTCCTGTTCGGCATCGGCTTCGGCTTCGTCAACGCGCCCATCACCAACACGGCGGTGTCCGGAATGCCCCGAGCACAGGCCGGCGTCGCGGCGGCGGTCGCCTCCACCAGCCGCCAACTGGGCCAGACCCTCGGCGTCGCCGTGGTGGGCGCCGTACTCGCGGCGGGCATCGGCTCCTCGTCGTACGGCGACGCCTTCGTCTCCGCCGCCGTGCCCGGGTGGTGGATCCTCACGGGCTGCGGGGCGGCGGTGCTGGTGCTGGGGGTCGTGACGAGCGGGCCGTGGGCGCGCCGGACCGCCGAGCGGACGGCCGAGCGGCTGGAGTCCGTGGGTGGCTCGGTCGCCGCACCCTCACTCGTTCGAGCAGTGAAGAAGTGA
- a CDS encoding LysR family transcriptional regulator, whose product MDLQQMRYVVAVAETRNFTRAAERCSVVQSSLSHRIAGLERELGVRLFARSSRRVELTSAGEAFVARARECLAAADRAATDAAAAAGVVRGRLAVGVIVTAAAVDVPELLQRYRARHPEVRVVLRSGRSDDLVTAIRAGELDIAFLGLPEDQRPAEVETLVLDHDEHVLVVPAGHRLAGADRVALADLTGETFVDFMPGTPARAQSDQAFGTAGLVRDVAYEVGVVELITRLTARGLGVALLPSAFVRPLAARDPELALVPVTDGPRRIEVLAWSRFNPSPATRALLEVLGVPAARPVNGPGAP is encoded by the coding sequence GTGGACCTTCAGCAGATGCGCTACGTCGTCGCCGTCGCCGAGACCCGCAACTTCACGCGGGCGGCGGAGCGGTGCTCCGTGGTGCAGTCGTCACTGAGCCACCGGATCGCCGGTCTGGAACGGGAGTTGGGCGTCAGGCTGTTCGCCCGGTCGAGTCGGCGGGTCGAACTCACCAGCGCCGGGGAGGCGTTCGTCGCGCGGGCCCGTGAGTGCCTGGCCGCCGCCGACCGCGCGGCCACCGACGCCGCCGCCGCGGCCGGGGTGGTGCGCGGGCGGCTCGCGGTCGGGGTGATCGTGACCGCCGCCGCGGTCGACGTACCGGAGCTGTTGCAGCGCTACCGCGCACGGCACCCCGAGGTCCGGGTGGTGCTGCGCTCCGGGCGCAGCGACGATCTGGTGACCGCGATCCGGGCCGGTGAACTGGACATCGCCTTCCTCGGACTGCCCGAGGACCAGCGCCCCGCCGAGGTGGAGACGCTGGTGCTCGATCACGACGAGCACGTCCTGGTCGTGCCCGCCGGGCACCGGCTCGCGGGCGCCGACCGGGTCGCCCTGGCGGACCTCACCGGGGAGACCTTCGTGGACTTCATGCCCGGTACCCCGGCCCGCGCCCAGTCCGACCAGGCGTTCGGCACGGCGGGTCTGGTGCGGGACGTGGCGTACGAGGTGGGGGTCGTCGAGCTGATCACCCGGCTCACCGCGCGCGGACTCGGGGTCGCGCTGCTGCCGTCGGCCTTCGTACGGCCGCTGGCGGCGCGCGACCCCGAGCTGGCGCTGGTCCCGGTGACGGACGGGCCGCGCCGGATCGAGGTGCTCGCGTGGAGCCGGTTCAACCCGAGCCCGGCCACCCGCGCCCTGCTGGAGGTGCTCGGGGTGCCCGCCGCGCGGCCGGTCAACGGCCCTGGAGCGCCTTGA
- a CDS encoding LysE family translocator, protein MSIAFLLTTLIVVATPGTGVVYTLAAGLSYGRRASVVAAFACALGILPHMVATITGVAALLHASATAFQILKYAGVAYLLYMAWATLRDKEAITVDRTTAPLSSGRMIVRGVLINLLNPKLTMFFFAFLPQFVDPQGPGAVPRMLALSGIFMLATFVVFALYGILAASVRSQVTSRPRVMSWLRRTFAGSFVALGAKLAFTAR, encoded by the coding sequence ATGAGCATCGCGTTCCTGCTGACCACCCTGATCGTGGTCGCCACCCCCGGCACCGGTGTCGTCTACACCCTCGCGGCCGGGCTGTCGTACGGGCGGCGGGCGAGTGTCGTCGCCGCCTTCGCCTGCGCCCTCGGCATCCTGCCGCACATGGTCGCCACCATCACCGGCGTCGCGGCGCTGCTGCACGCCAGCGCCACGGCCTTCCAGATCCTCAAGTACGCGGGTGTCGCCTACCTCCTCTACATGGCCTGGGCCACGCTGCGCGACAAGGAGGCGATCACCGTGGACCGGACGACGGCGCCGCTCTCCTCGGGCCGGATGATCGTCCGCGGAGTGCTGATCAATCTCCTCAACCCCAAGCTGACGATGTTCTTCTTCGCCTTCCTGCCCCAGTTCGTGGACCCGCAGGGCCCGGGCGCGGTACCGCGGATGCTGGCGCTGAGCGGGATCTTCATGCTGGCGACCTTCGTGGTCTTCGCCCTCTACGGCATCCTGGCCGCCTCGGTCCGCAGCCAGGTCACCTCCCGGCCCCGGGTGATGTCCTGGCTGCGGCGGACCTTCGCGGGCTCGTTCGTGGCGCTGGGCGCCAAGCTCGCCTTCACCGCCCGCTAG
- a CDS encoding aldo/keto reductase, whose product MTTTTQTRTLGTTGPQVSALGLGCMGMSALYGDADRAESIATIHAALDAGVTLLDTGDFYAMGHNEMLIGEALRTAPAERREQALVSVKFGALRAPDGGWSGYDGRPAAVRNFAAYSLQRLGVDHIDVYRIARLDPQVPIEETVGAIAELVEKGYVRHIGLSEVGADTIRRAAATAPVADLQIEYSLISRGIEEEILPTTRELGIGITAYGVLSRGLISGHFTRDRQLAANDFRSLSPRFQGENLQHNLNLVDALRKIAEQKGVTVAQTAIAWVLSRGTDIVPLVGARTRQRLTESLGALDITLDAADLAAIERAVPADAAAGDRYPAAQMAHLGSK is encoded by the coding sequence ATGACCACCACCACACAGACCCGCACCCTCGGAACCACCGGCCCCCAGGTCTCCGCCCTCGGCCTCGGCTGCATGGGCATGTCCGCGCTGTACGGCGACGCCGACCGCGCCGAGTCCATCGCGACGATCCACGCCGCCCTGGACGCGGGCGTGACCCTCCTCGACACCGGCGACTTCTACGCCATGGGTCATAACGAGATGCTGATCGGCGAGGCCCTGCGCACGGCCCCCGCCGAACGGCGCGAACAGGCGCTGGTCAGCGTGAAGTTCGGCGCGCTCCGCGCCCCGGACGGCGGCTGGAGCGGCTACGACGGCCGGCCCGCCGCGGTGCGGAACTTCGCCGCGTACTCCCTCCAGCGCCTCGGCGTCGACCACATCGACGTCTACCGGATCGCCCGGCTCGACCCGCAGGTCCCGATCGAGGAGACCGTCGGCGCCATCGCCGAACTCGTCGAGAAGGGGTACGTCCGTCACATCGGCCTGAGCGAGGTCGGCGCCGACACCATCCGCCGGGCCGCCGCCACCGCCCCGGTCGCCGACCTCCAGATCGAGTACTCGCTGATCTCCCGGGGCATCGAGGAGGAGATCCTGCCGACCACCCGCGAACTGGGCATCGGCATCACCGCCTACGGAGTCCTCTCCCGCGGCCTGATCTCCGGCCACTTCACCCGCGACCGGCAGCTCGCGGCCAACGACTTCCGGTCCCTCTCGCCCCGATTCCAGGGCGAGAACCTCCAGCACAACCTGAACCTGGTCGACGCCCTGCGCAAGATCGCCGAGCAGAAGGGCGTGACCGTCGCGCAGACCGCCATCGCCTGGGTGCTCTCCCGCGGCACCGACATCGTGCCGCTGGTCGGCGCCCGCACCCGGCAACGGCTGACCGAGTCGCTCGGCGCCCTCGACATCACCCTGGACGCCGCCGACCTCGCCGCGATCGAGCGGGCCGTCCCGGCGGACGCGGCGGCGGGCGACCGCTACCCGGCCGCGCAGATGGCCCACCTCGGCAGCAAGTAG
- a CDS encoding GNAT family N-acetyltransferase gives MTQPPAVRGYRPADLPAVEDICIRTAHNGGDSRPHYSDPAVFPAAFASPYVELEPEFAFVLDDGHGQAVGYIVGTADTPRFAADFRTKWLPTVAERYPAPEGRPSTPDETIADLLHRPERMVVPELIAHPAHLHIDLLPEWQGRGYGRALMRTFLRALHTSGVPAVHLVMSRANTRARAFYDCMGFHELDVPEPGSVAYLGRATEED, from the coding sequence GTGACCCAGCCACCCGCCGTACGCGGCTACCGCCCCGCCGACCTCCCTGCGGTGGAAGACATCTGCATCCGCACCGCCCACAACGGCGGTGACAGTCGCCCCCATTACTCGGATCCCGCCGTCTTCCCGGCCGCCTTCGCCAGTCCCTACGTCGAGTTGGAGCCGGAGTTCGCCTTCGTGCTCGACGACGGGCACGGGCAGGCCGTGGGGTACATCGTCGGTACCGCCGACACCCCTCGCTTCGCCGCCGACTTCCGTACGAAGTGGCTGCCGACCGTTGCCGAGCGGTACCCGGCGCCGGAGGGCCGGCCCTCGACCCCCGACGAGACGATCGCCGATCTCCTCCACCGCCCCGAGCGGATGGTCGTGCCCGAGCTGATCGCCCATCCGGCCCATCTGCACATCGATCTGCTGCCCGAGTGGCAGGGCCGGGGGTACGGGCGGGCCCTGATGCGGACCTTCCTCCGGGCCCTGCACACGAGCGGGGTTCCGGCCGTCCACCTGGTCATGTCGAGGGCCAACACCCGGGCCCGGGCCTTCTACGACTGTATGGGCTTCCATGAGCTCGACGTGCCGGAGCCGGGGTCGGTCGCCTACCTGGGGCGGGCGACCGAGGAGGACTGA
- a CDS encoding TetR family transcriptional regulator — translation MAPTSEALTAERILEATEEVLRRHGPAKATVVDVARALGVSHGSVYRHFRTKAALREAVTKRWLDRTSEALAGIAAEAARGPEGRLRAWLLALFDAKRHKAGDDPELFATYTTLAAENSDAVDEHLADLTGQLAGIVRAGVESGDFSSADPVTTARAVFQATARFHDPGYHREWELPGVQDEFEAVVDLLTRGLRSA, via the coding sequence ATGGCACCGACCTCCGAAGCCCTGACCGCCGAGCGCATCCTCGAAGCCACCGAGGAGGTGCTGCGCCGCCACGGCCCGGCCAAGGCCACCGTGGTCGACGTGGCCCGCGCGCTCGGCGTCAGCCACGGCAGCGTCTACCGCCACTTCCGGACCAAGGCGGCGCTGCGCGAGGCGGTGACCAAGCGCTGGCTGGACCGTACGTCCGAGGCGCTGGCCGGGATCGCCGCCGAGGCCGCGCGGGGCCCGGAGGGCCGCTTGCGGGCCTGGCTGCTGGCCCTGTTCGACGCCAAGCGGCACAAGGCCGGGGACGACCCCGAACTGTTCGCCACCTACACCACGCTGGCCGCGGAGAACAGCGACGCGGTCGACGAGCACCTGGCCGACCTCACCGGTCAGCTCGCCGGCATCGTCCGCGCCGGAGTGGAGTCGGGCGACTTCAGCTCCGCCGACCCCGTCACCACCGCCCGTGCCGTCTTCCAGGCCACCGCCCGCTTCCACGACCCCGGCTATCACCGGGAATGGGAACTCCCGGGGGTGCAGGACGAGTTCGAGGCCGTGGTGGACCTGCTGACGCGCGGGCTGCGCTCGGCCTGA
- a CDS encoding EamA family transporter: MQNSYARHAATVALTALAPASWGTTYAVTTELLPSGHPLFAGLMRALPAGLLALAITRVLPRGAWWWKAAVLGTLNIGALFPLLFVAAERLPGGVAGTLSAVQPLLVAGLAIAALHTRPTAWTWTWGVLGVAGVGLVVLGPEARLDAVGVLAGLGGTAGMAVGVVLTKRWGRPEGVGAMTLAGWQLAAGGVVLLPLTVLFEGAPPAIDAEAAAGYLWLGGMGGLISFTLWFRGIGRLPVGASAPLVLLSPLVATLVGLTLGETLGTLQALGFALALTALLAAQFNSPDLSRLFTKRRDPEKDMKDMTIAVLGSTGMVGSRVVAEAAARGHRVRALSRKPAAEHPNVTSHPVDASDPDALREALAGADAVVVAVRTEPVDQDFLVGTTRAVLDSGIRVLVVGGAGVLRSPEDPALPVADNPVYVPAEVRPVAAAGVAQLRACEAHSDDGWVYLAPPALLEPGERTGRYRRGTDTLLTAPDGRSWISAEDLSVAVLDELEHPGTDRLVTVGHH; this comes from the coding sequence ATGCAGAACTCGTACGCGCGGCACGCGGCGACCGTCGCGCTGACCGCTCTCGCCCCCGCGTCCTGGGGCACCACCTACGCGGTGACGACGGAACTGCTGCCCTCCGGGCACCCGCTGTTCGCCGGGCTGATGCGCGCCCTGCCCGCCGGACTCCTCGCCCTGGCGATCACCCGGGTGCTGCCGCGCGGCGCGTGGTGGTGGAAGGCGGCCGTCCTCGGCACCCTCAACATCGGGGCGCTGTTCCCGCTGCTCTTCGTGGCCGCCGAGCGGCTGCCCGGCGGGGTGGCCGGCACCCTCAGCGCGGTCCAGCCGCTGCTGGTCGCCGGGCTGGCCATCGCCGCGCTGCACACCCGGCCGACGGCGTGGACCTGGACCTGGGGTGTCCTCGGCGTGGCCGGGGTCGGGCTCGTGGTGCTCGGCCCCGAGGCCCGCCTTGACGCGGTCGGTGTGCTCGCCGGGCTCGGCGGTACGGCGGGCATGGCGGTCGGTGTCGTCCTCACCAAGCGCTGGGGGCGCCCGGAAGGGGTCGGCGCGATGACCCTGGCGGGCTGGCAACTGGCCGCGGGCGGCGTGGTGCTGCTCCCGCTGACGGTGCTCTTCGAAGGAGCGCCCCCGGCGATCGACGCCGAGGCCGCCGCCGGTTATCTGTGGCTCGGCGGCATGGGCGGGCTGATCTCGTTCACGCTGTGGTTCCGCGGAATCGGCAGGCTCCCGGTCGGCGCCTCCGCCCCGCTGGTGCTGCTGTCCCCGCTGGTGGCGACCCTCGTCGGCCTCACCCTCGGCGAGACCCTGGGCACGCTCCAGGCCCTCGGCTTCGCCCTCGCCCTGACCGCCCTGCTCGCCGCGCAGTTCAACTCCCCTGACCTGTCACGCCTGTTCACAAAGAGAAGGGACCCCGAGAAGGACATGAAGGACATGACGATCGCCGTCCTCGGCTCCACCGGCATGGTCGGCAGCCGGGTCGTCGCCGAGGCCGCCGCACGCGGACACCGGGTGCGCGCACTGTCCCGCAAGCCCGCCGCCGAGCACCCGAACGTGACGTCGCACCCGGTCGACGCGAGCGACCCGGACGCCCTGCGCGAGGCACTCGCGGGCGCCGACGCCGTGGTGGTCGCGGTGCGGACCGAACCGGTCGACCAGGACTTCCTGGTCGGTACGACCCGTGCGGTGCTCGACTCCGGCATACGCGTCCTGGTGGTCGGCGGCGCCGGAGTGCTGCGCAGTCCCGAGGACCCCGCGCTGCCGGTCGCCGACAACCCCGTGTACGTGCCCGCCGAGGTGAGGCCCGTCGCCGCGGCCGGGGTCGCCCAGTTGCGGGCCTGCGAGGCGCACTCCGACGACGGCTGGGTCTACTTGGCCCCGCCCGCCCTGCTGGAGCCCGGCGAGCGGACCGGCCGCTACCGACGCGGCACCGACACCCTGCTCACGGCCCCCGACGGCCGCTCCTGGATCAGCGCCGAGGACCTGTCCGTCGCCGTGCTCGACGAACTCGAACATCCGGGCACCGACCGCCTGGTGACGGTCGGTCATCACTAG
- the dusB gene encoding tRNA dihydrouridine synthase DusB has translation MPTTPSPLRIGPHTVQPPVVLAPMAGITNAPFRTLCREFSGGKGLFVSEMITTRALVERNEKTMQLIHFDESEKPRSIQLYGVDPATVGKAVRMIAEEGLADHIDLNFGCPVPKVTRKGGGSALPFKRNLLRAILREAVSGAGELPVTMKMRKGIDDDHITYLDAGRIAVEEGVTAIALHGRTAAQHYGGTADWDAIARLKEHVPEIPVLGNGDIWSAEDAVRMVRETGCDGVVVGRGCLGRPWLFADLVAAFEGRDDFRRPVLREVAEVMVRHATLLGEWIGDEARGVIDFRKHVAWYLKGFAVGSEMRKRLAITSSLDELRSGLDELDLDQAWPVGADGPRGRTSGNNRVVLPDGWLKDPYDCAGISEDAELDTSGG, from the coding sequence ATGCCCACGACCCCCTCGCCCCTGCGGATCGGCCCGCACACCGTCCAGCCGCCCGTCGTCCTCGCGCCCATGGCCGGGATCACCAACGCGCCCTTCCGCACGCTGTGCCGGGAGTTCAGTGGTGGCAAGGGGCTGTTCGTGAGCGAGATGATCACGACTCGGGCGCTGGTCGAGCGCAACGAGAAGACCATGCAGCTGATCCACTTCGACGAGAGTGAGAAGCCGCGGTCCATCCAGCTCTACGGCGTTGATCCCGCCACCGTAGGCAAGGCCGTGCGCATGATCGCCGAGGAGGGGCTCGCCGATCACATCGACCTGAACTTCGGGTGCCCGGTACCGAAGGTGACCCGGAAGGGCGGCGGGTCCGCGCTGCCGTTCAAGCGGAACCTGCTGCGGGCGATCCTGCGGGAGGCGGTCAGCGGGGCGGGCGAGCTGCCGGTCACGATGAAGATGCGCAAGGGCATCGACGACGACCACATCACCTACCTCGACGCCGGACGGATCGCGGTGGAGGAGGGCGTGACGGCGATCGCGCTGCACGGCCGCACCGCCGCCCAGCACTACGGCGGCACCGCCGACTGGGACGCCATCGCCCGGCTCAAGGAGCATGTGCCGGAGATCCCGGTGCTCGGCAACGGCGACATCTGGTCGGCCGAGGACGCGGTGCGGATGGTGCGGGAGACGGGCTGCGACGGTGTGGTCGTGGGGCGCGGGTGCCTGGGGCGGCCGTGGCTGTTCGCGGATCTGGTGGCGGCGTTCGAGGGGCGGGACGACTTCCGGCGCCCTGTGCTGCGTGAGGTCGCCGAGGTCATGGTCCGGCACGCCACGCTCCTCGGTGAGTGGATCGGCGACGAGGCCCGCGGGGTCATCGACTTCCGCAAGCACGTCGCCTGGTACCTGAAGGGCTTCGCCGTCGGCTCCGAGATGCGCAAGCGCCTCGCCATCACCTCGTCCCTGGACGAACTCCGTTCCGGCCTCGACGAGTTGGACCTCGACCAGGCCTGGCCGGTCGGGGCGGACGGTCCGCGTGGGCGTACGTCGGGGAACAACCGGGTGGTTCTTCCGGACGGTTGGCTGAAGGACCCGTACGACTGCGCGGGCATCAGCGAGGACGCGGAGCTGGACACCTCCGGCGGTTAG